In Miscanthus floridulus cultivar M001 chromosome 8, ASM1932011v1, whole genome shotgun sequence, the sequence TGGGGTATACGCTGCCAAGCTGCTTTCAGTAAATTTGATCTGGATGGTGACGGATATATCACACCGGAGGAACTTAGAATGGTAATTTTCTATTCGTATTTTGTTTTCATGTTGCTTCATCAATGAATGCAACAGTCCTTATCATCACTGCTCCTATGAATAACTAGCTGGCCTGACTATCATGAGATGCTGTAGTTGCGTATTGCGCGTTTGGTTTAGTTCCACTTGCTAATTTTCTGTTTTCAGCGAATGAAGTAATTTAACAATGGAGCACTGTAATATTTTAATCAACAAAAAAGTAATTTATCAATGGAAGCGCTGTAATAATTTATCAATCGATCTGCACGCACCAGGGATGGACACATATCATTCCTATACCATCTTACTTCTGTGACAATTTCAgcatttagatttttttttttttgcctcttcAGCATTTAGATTTGACAAAGATAAAAACATGTTAGGGTTTCTACCGAGAAAACCACCTATACAAATATTGAGAATTGCACCATGGAAACCCGAATCGGCAGTATTCTCATTGAGATTTTCTTTCAAGATGCAGCACACTGGCTTAAAGGGATCTATTGAGCCGCTGCTGGAGGAGGCCGACATCGATAAAGATGGGAAGATAAGCCTGTCCGAATTCCGCAAGCTCCTACGAACTGCAAGCATGAGCAACGTTCCCAGCCCAAGGGGGGTTCCAAATCCTCAAGCTCTGTGAATTGCGGCTCAGCCATTACATTAGGGAGGAGCAAATTTAGGAAGATACCAGTCATGTGTTCTTTTTTGGTTTCTTTAGCGTGCCATGTGATGTTTCTGATTTTAGCATCCAGGTTATGTGTGCAGCAATGAGTAAGTTTCAAGTAAATATTTAGTGTTTTTTTACGGAAAAGTATGAGAGGTGGAGGTCAAAATGGTAAACAAGACTCGCCTTCTTCTTTTCCTGTACACTGTACAGTATTACTAAATACGTATGATTTTATTATACTGTTGGTCGCAATAAAGTTGGCTGAAGCAGTGAGGATATGCTGGTTTGTGACAAACTTGCAACATAATCTGAAATGGTGTGATTTCAAACTGTTAAATGAAATCCTATTTATAAATTAGTATGATCTGTACAGTAACTGTTGGTTCGTGACAAACTTACGACACATTTTTTTAGGAACACGGAAGCTTTTCAAGATTCCTGTGTTCCAAATTGTTgccaaattcttttttttttggcaggTTAGAACAAAATCCAGTAATGCATCCGCAGTTGTATTTCCACTTTTCCTGAGAATTCGTACAAAATCCTGGTGAATTTATGCGTTTTCAAACAGATCACAACACAGTTTCAGCATAAAAAGTTATGACAGATTTCATTTGCAATTTCATTGCTGGTTGCTGCCATTAGCAAATGTGCTGGAGTACTAGGATAGCACTATAGTATAGCAGACTGGCAGTTCGAAAAAGCGCGCGCGGGCTTCTCCTTGGCAGGCTGGatgccgacgccgccgccgccgccgcggttgGCGCGAAACCCCGCCGCCGTCGTCCACGCGGCGCTCCTCAGGGCCTCCTCCTctgccgcctgccgcctgccTCCCCGCATCTCCTTCAACTCCCTGCTCGCGGCCGCCGCGTCCTCCCCTGACACGCGCCTCCGCGCGCTCGCGCTCCCGGCCCTCGCGCTCGCCCACGCCTCCGGCCGCGTGCCCCTCGACTCGTACGCCCTCTGCTCCGCGCTCCGCTCCACGCCCACCGCCGCGGAGACGCTCCACGCGCTCGCGGCCAAGTCCGGCTGGTTCGGCAGCGTCTTCGTGTCATGCGCGCTCGCCGCGTCCTACGGCGGGTCCGGCCGGTACCTGGACGCCCGGAGGCTGTTCGACGAAAGTCCCGCCAAGAACGGCGTCTTCGGGAACGCCGTTCTCTCTGCTTACGTGGGCGCGGCCAAGTGGGCGCCCGTGCTGGGGTTCGCGAGGAGGTTCTCAGAGCTACGGCTGCCTGTCGACGGGTACACGATGACGGCTGTTGTGCGGGCATGCGGTGAGGTGGCAAACGCTGATCTTGGCGTCGAGGCTCACGGGCTTGCGATCAGGAGGTTGGGAGGTATAGAGGTGGACGTGTTCTTGGTCAGCGCGTTTGTGGACATGTATGCCAAGTgcgggcttatcagccaagcggaGCTTGTGTTTGGCCTTGCACAGCAGGAGAGTGGTGGCAGAGGTGACGTTGTGCTGTGGACGGCCATGTTGACTGCCTATGCACGGCATGGACAGTGCAAGGAGGTTATCCAGATGTATGACCTGATGGTGGCTTCTGGTGTCTATCCGGATGAATTGGCCATGTTAGCTGTGCTCTCAGCCTGCCAGCACGCTGGGGAGGTGGTCAAGGGGCTCAACTACTTTGAATCCATGCACACAGATTATGGGTTGGTGCCCACACCAGGGCACTACGGTTGTGTGGTCAACATGCTGTGCCAGGCAGGGGAAGTGACCAAGGCGTGGGAAATTGCCACCAAGGATGGCTGTGATCGTGCAATCAGCGTGTCAACATGGGGGGCACTGCTCAGTGCTTGCCAGGCGTGTTTAAATGTTGAGGTCGGGAGAATGGCAGCTCAGAAGGCAATCGAATTGGACCCTACCAATGTTGGGATTTACATTGAGCTGTCAAATTTGTATGCAAGGGCTTGCTTGTGGGACGATATGGGCCAGCTGCGTGAGGTGATGATGGAGAAAGGGTTGGAAAAGGATGTTGGATGTACTTGGGTTGAGCTTGGTTCATGAAAGAACTTGAAAATGCTTCATGTTGATGTATGATCTGTTAGGTTAGAGTTCTTAGGcatattcatcagatcgggatGTATTGCATAGGAATAGAGTATTCGGAtttcacagagagagagagagaggggtgataggtcgcaaaccatcgaatgccgtagttgttgaagctccggccggggtttcgttgacggacgccatctgcgcgccggcagcgacggtcggtggagagggagtcggcgttgtggcgtcctcggcggcggcgtgtgcgtcgggtggcgttgccggcgtcggtggtgctttccgtcgctggcagcgcccctactttcaatc encodes:
- the LOC136475584 gene encoding putative pentatricopeptide repeat-containing protein At1g56570 isoform X1, with protein sequence MPTPPPPPRLARNPAAVVHAALLRASSSAACRLPPRISFNSLLAAAASSPDTRLRALALPALALAHASGRVPLDSYALCSALRSTPTAAETLHALAAKSGWFGSVFVSCALAASYGGSGRYLDARRLFDESPAKNGVFGNAVLSAYVGAAKWAPVLGFARRFSELRLPVDGYTMTAVVRACGEVANADLGVEAHGLAIRRLGGIEVDVFLVSAFVDMYAKCGLISQAELVFGLAQQESGGRGDVVLWTAMLTAYARHGQCKEVIQMYDLMVASGVYPDELAMLAVLSACQHAGEVVKGLNYFESMHTDYGLVPTPGHYGCVVNMLCQAGEVTKAWEIATKDGCDRAISVSTWGALLSACQACLNVEVGRMAAQKAIELDPTNVGIYIELSNLYARACLWDDMGQLREVMMEKGLEKDVGCTWVELGS